The following coding sequences lie in one Xanthomonas hortorum pv. pelargonii genomic window:
- the glk gene encoding glucokinase, protein MTAPSKPVLVADIGGTNARFALADVDASVPLLDDTSREFAVVDFGSLGEAARYYLDQIGVQATQGVFAVAGRVDGDEARITNHPWVISRSRTAAMLGFSTLHLINDFAAQAMAISLLRPQDVVQVGGASWRPAAIDQPRNYGVIGPGTGLGVGGLIVRNGRCFPLETEGGHVSFPPGTPEEIRILEILSEQFGRVSNERLICGPGLVNIHRALSEIAGVDPGPLQPKDITARAAAGDPRSSRTIDLFCAIFGAIAGDMVLMQGAWDGVFLTGGLVPKVLDSLQHSGFRQRFEHKGRFSAIMSRVPSLAVMHPHAGLLGAAAYAVDAQRQHPGEQR, encoded by the coding sequence ATGACCGCTCCTTCCAAGCCGGTGCTGGTTGCCGATATCGGCGGAACCAATGCGCGCTTCGCGCTGGCCGACGTCGACGCCTCGGTACCGCTGCTGGATGACACCTCGCGCGAATTTGCGGTGGTCGATTTCGGTTCGCTCGGCGAAGCCGCACGGTATTACCTCGACCAGATCGGCGTGCAGGCTACCCAGGGCGTGTTCGCCGTGGCTGGCCGCGTGGATGGCGACGAGGCGCGCATCACCAACCACCCGTGGGTGATCTCGCGCTCGCGTACCGCGGCCATGCTGGGCTTCAGCACCCTGCACCTGATCAACGATTTTGCCGCGCAGGCCATGGCGATCAGCCTGCTGCGCCCGCAGGACGTGGTGCAGGTGGGCGGCGCCAGCTGGCGGCCGGCGGCGATCGATCAACCGCGCAATTACGGTGTGATCGGCCCCGGCACCGGCCTGGGTGTCGGTGGTCTGATCGTGCGCAACGGGCGCTGTTTTCCGCTGGAAACCGAAGGCGGCCATGTCAGCTTCCCGCCGGGTACGCCGGAAGAAATCCGCATCCTGGAGATCCTTTCCGAGCAGTTCGGCCGGGTCTCCAACGAGCGCCTGATCTGTGGGCCGGGCCTGGTCAACATCCATCGCGCGCTCAGCGAGATTGCCGGGGTCGACCCGGGCCCGCTGCAGCCCAAGGACATCACCGCGCGTGCGGCTGCGGGCGACCCGCGCTCGTCGCGCACCATCGATCTGTTCTGCGCCATCTTCGGTGCGATCGCCGGCGACATGGTGTTGATGCAGGGCGCCTGGGACGGCGTGTTCCTCACTGGCGGGCTGGTGCCCAAGGTGCTGGATTCGCTGCAGCATTCCGGCTTCCGCCAGCGCTTCGAACACAAGGGACGCTTCTCCGCGATCATGTCGCGGGTGCCGTCGCTGGCCGTCATGCATCCGCATGCCGGCCTGCTCGGCGCCGCCGCGTATGCGGTGGATGCGCAGCGTCAGCATCCAGGAGAGCAGCGATGA
- the pgl gene encoding 6-phosphogluconolactonase, which translates to MSLQDNPRITLVRYEDPAEWTEAVASEMADLLEQEISRRGQARMLLSGGTTPAPVYESLAHRALDWSRVEVGLVDERWLSPQDQDSNAWLVNHSFLSHAPAATFIPLVRPGKQLPECVHTANLQATHAEPACLAVLGMGGDGHTASLFPGATDLPKALASPQPYASLDATGCPGSNQWPLRITLTPAGLAAIPTRLLLLRGKQKLDVLQAALAGDDVSEYPIRVALQQPGPRLRVHWCS; encoded by the coding sequence ATGAGCCTGCAGGACAATCCGCGCATCACCTTGGTGCGCTACGAAGACCCGGCCGAATGGACCGAGGCGGTGGCCAGCGAGATGGCCGATCTGCTGGAACAGGAGATTTCGCGGCGCGGTCAGGCGCGCATGCTGCTGTCCGGCGGCACCACGCCGGCGCCGGTGTACGAATCCCTCGCCCACCGTGCGCTGGACTGGTCGCGGGTGGAAGTGGGCCTGGTCGATGAGCGCTGGCTGTCGCCGCAGGATCAGGACAGCAATGCCTGGCTGGTGAATCACAGCTTCCTGAGCCATGCGCCGGCAGCGACCTTCATCCCGCTGGTGCGCCCGGGCAAGCAGTTGCCCGAGTGCGTGCACACCGCGAACCTGCAGGCCACGCACGCCGAACCCGCCTGCCTGGCGGTGCTGGGCATGGGCGGCGACGGGCATACCGCCTCGCTGTTTCCCGGCGCCACCGATCTGCCCAAGGCGCTGGCCAGCCCGCAGCCGTACGCTTCACTGGATGCCACCGGCTGCCCAGGCTCCAATCAGTGGCCGCTGCGCATCACACTGACGCCGGCTGGGCTCGCTGCGATCCCGACCCGCCTGCTATTGCTGCGCGGAAAGCAGAAGCTTGACGTGCTGCAGGCTGCATTGGCCGGTGACGATGTCAGCGAATATCCGATCCGGGTGGCGCTGCAGCAGCCGGGTCCACGTTTGCGGGTTCACTGGTGCTCTTAG
- the edd gene encoding phosphogluconate dehydratase, which translates to MSLHPNIQAVTDRIRKRSAPSRAAYLAGLDAALREGPFRSRLSCGNLAHGFAASEPTDKSRLRGAATPNLGIITAYNDMLSAHQPFEHYPQLIRETARALGATAQVAGGVPAMCDGVTQGRAGMELSLFSRDNIAQAAAIGLSHDMFDSVVYLGVCDKIVPGLLIGALAFGHLPALFMPAGPMTPGIPNKQKAEVRERYAAGEATRAELLEAESSSYHSPGTCTFYGTANSNQVLLEAMGVQLPGASFVNPELPLRDALTREGTARALAISGLGQDFRPFGRLIDERAIVNAVVALMATGGSTNHTIHWIAVARAAGIVLTWDDMDLISQTVPLLTRVYPNGEADVNRFQAAGGTAFVFRELMDAGMMHDDIPTVVEGGMRAYANEPRLQDGKVVYVPGTATTADDSVARPVSAAFESQGGLRLLRGNLGRSLIKLSAVKPQHRTIEAPAVVIDTPQVLNKLHAAGVLPHDFVVVLRYQGPRANGMPELHSMAPLLGLLQNQGRRVALVTDGRLSGASGKFPAAIHMTPEAARGGPIGRVREGDIVRLDGEAGTLEVLVSAEEWASREVAPNTTVAGNDLGRNLFGINRQVVGPADQGAISISCGPTHQDGALWSYDAEYELGADAAAAAAPHESKDA; encoded by the coding sequence ATGAGCCTGCATCCGAATATCCAAGCTGTCACCGACCGTATCCGCAAGCGCAGCGCGCCGTCGCGCGCGGCGTATCTGGCCGGTCTCGATGCCGCCCTGCGTGAGGGGCCGTTCCGTAGCCGTTTGAGCTGCGGCAATCTTGCACATGGGTTTGCCGCGTCCGAGCCGACCGACAAGTCGCGCCTGCGCGGTGCCGCAACGCCCAACCTCGGCATCATCACCGCCTACAACGACATGCTGTCGGCGCATCAGCCGTTCGAGCATTACCCGCAGCTGATCCGCGAAACCGCGCGTGCGCTCGGTGCCACCGCACAGGTTGCCGGCGGTGTGCCGGCGATGTGCGACGGCGTGACCCAGGGCCGTGCCGGCATGGAGCTGTCGCTGTTCTCGCGCGACAACATCGCCCAGGCCGCGGCGATCGGCCTCAGCCACGACATGTTCGACAGCGTGGTGTATCTGGGCGTGTGCGACAAGATCGTGCCGGGCCTGCTGATCGGCGCGCTGGCGTTCGGGCATCTGCCGGCGCTGTTCATGCCGGCCGGCCCGATGACGCCGGGTATTCCGAACAAGCAGAAGGCCGAAGTACGCGAGCGCTATGCCGCCGGCGAAGCCACCCGCGCCGAGTTGCTGGAGGCCGAGTCGTCGTCTTACCACTCGCCCGGCACCTGCACCTTCTACGGCACCGCCAACTCCAACCAGGTGTTGCTCGAAGCGATGGGCGTGCAGTTGCCCGGCGCCTCGTTCGTCAACCCGGAACTGCCGTTGCGCGATGCGCTGACGCGTGAAGGTACCGCGCGTGCGCTGGCGATTTCCGGATTGGGTCAGGACTTCCGCCCGTTCGGCCGCCTGATCGACGAGCGCGCCATCGTCAACGCCGTGGTCGCGCTGATGGCCACCGGCGGTTCGACCAACCACACCATCCACTGGATTGCGGTGGCGCGTGCGGCCGGCATCGTGCTGACCTGGGACGACATGGATCTGATCTCGCAGACCGTGCCGCTGCTGACCCGCGTCTACCCGAACGGCGAGGCCGACGTGAACCGCTTCCAGGCCGCTGGCGGCACGGCATTCGTGTTCCGCGAGCTGATGGACGCCGGGATGATGCACGACGACATCCCCACCGTGGTCGAAGGCGGCATGCGTGCCTACGCCAACGAGCCGCGGCTGCAGGACGGCAAGGTCGTGTACGTGCCCGGCACTGCGACCACCGCCGACGACAGCGTGGCGCGTCCGGTCAGCGCCGCATTCGAATCGCAAGGCGGGCTGCGTCTGCTGCGCGGCAATCTCGGCCGCTCGCTGATCAAGCTGTCGGCGGTCAAGCCGCAACACCGCACCATCGAGGCGCCGGCGGTAGTGATCGATACACCGCAGGTGCTCAACAAACTGCATGCCGCCGGTGTGCTGCCGCACGATTTTGTGGTGGTGCTGCGCTATCAGGGCCCACGCGCCAACGGCATGCCGGAACTGCATTCGATGGCCCCGCTGCTGGGCCTGCTGCAGAACCAGGGCCGGCGTGTGGCGCTGGTCACCGACGGCCGTTTGTCCGGCGCCTCGGGCAAATTCCCGGCCGCGATCCACATGACCCCGGAAGCCGCACGCGGCGGTCCGATCGGGCGCGTGCGCGAAGGCGACATCGTGCGCCTGGATGGCGAAGCCGGCACGCTGGAAGTGCTGGTCTCGGCCGAAGAATGGGCATCGCGCGAAGTCGCACCGAACACCACGGTGGCCGGCAATGACCTGGGCCGCAACCTGTTCGGCATCAACCGCCAGGTCGTGGGCCCGGCAGACCAGGGCGCGATCTCGATTTCCTGCGGCCCGACCCATCAGGACGGCGCACTGTGGAGCTACGACGCCGAGTACGAACTCGGTGCCGATGCCGCCGCTGCTGCGGCACCACACGAGTCCAAGGACGCCTGA
- a CDS encoding bifunctional 4-hydroxy-2-oxoglutarate aldolase/2-dehydro-3-deoxy-phosphogluconate aldolase, which produces MTIAQTQNTAEQLLRDAGILPVVTVDTLDQARRVADALLEGGLPAIELTLRTPIAIEALAMLKRELPNIVIGAGTVLSELQLRQSVDAGADFLVTPGTPAPLARLLADAPIPAVPGAATPTELLTLMGLGFRVCKLFPATAVGGLQMLKGLAGPLSELKLCPTGGISEANAAEFLSQPNVVCIGGSWMVPKDWLAQGQWDKVKESSAKAAAIVRQVRAG; this is translated from the coding sequence ATGACGATTGCCCAGACCCAAAACACCGCCGAACAGCTGCTGCGCGACGCCGGCATCCTGCCGGTGGTCACCGTCGATACGCTGGACCAGGCGCGCCGCGTCGCCGATGCGCTGCTCGAAGGCGGCCTGCCCGCGATCGAGCTGACCTTGCGCACCCCGATCGCGATCGAAGCGCTGGCCATGCTCAAGCGCGAACTGCCCAACATCGTGATCGGCGCCGGCACCGTGCTGAGCGAGCTGCAACTGCGTCAGTCGGTGGATGCCGGTGCGGACTTTCTGGTCACCCCAGGCACCCCCGCGCCGCTGGCACGCCTGCTCGCCGATGCGCCGATTCCGGCCGTGCCTGGCGCGGCCACGCCGACCGAACTGCTGACCCTGATGGGCCTGGGTTTCCGTGTGTGCAAGCTGTTCCCGGCCACCGCCGTGGGTGGCTTGCAGATGCTCAAGGGCCTGGCAGGTCCGCTGTCCGAGCTCAAGTTGTGCCCTACCGGCGGCATCAGCGAAGCCAACGCGGCCGAATTCCTGTCGCAACCGAACGTGGTGTGCATCGGCGGCTCGTGGATGGTGCCCAAAGACTGGTTGGCCCAGGGTCAGTGGGACAAGGTCAAGGAAAGCTCGGCCAAGGCGGCGGCGATTGTTCGACAGGTGCGTGCGGGCTGA
- a CDS encoding efflux RND transporter permease subunit, with the protein MSVAAFSIRRPVTTIMCFVSLVVVGLIAAFRLPLEALPDISAPFLFVQLPYTGSTPDEVERNLVRPAEEALATMTGIKRMRSTATADGANIFIEFSDWDRDIAIAASDARERLDAIRDDFPEDLQRFHIFKWSSSDEPVLKVRLASQTDLTGAYDMLDREFKRRIERIPGVAKVEISGAPPNEVEIAIAPDRLTAHDLSLNDLSERLSKLNFSVSAGQIDDNGQRIRVQPIGELRDLQELRDLVLNAKGLRLGDIAEVRLKPTRMNYGRRLDGRPAIGLDVYKERSANLVDVSKAALKEVEDIRAEPAMRDVQVKVIDNQGKAVTSSLAELAEAGAVGLLLSITVLFFFLRHWPSTLMVTLAIPICFAITLGFMYFVGVTLNILTMMGLLLAVGMLVDNAVVVVESIYQERERMPGQPQLAALLGTRSVAIALSAGTLCHCIVFVPNLFGETNNISIFMAQIAITISVSLLASWLVAISLIPMLSARMKTPPMVTSEHGVIARLQRRYAKVLAWTLAHRGWSVAGIVLVSAISLVPMKLTKVDMFGGDGGNEAFIQYQWKGSYTHEQLGEEIGRVENFLEANRDKYHITQVYSWFSEVEGSSTTVTFDASKVKDLPALLEQIRKALPRSARADYSIGNQGDGGSGNQGVQVQLVGDSTQALQALADDVIPLLAQRKELRDVHVDTGDRTSELAIRVDRERAAAFGFSAEQVASFVGLALRGTPLREFRRGDNEVPVWVRFAGAEQSKPEDLASFTVRTKDGRSVPLLSLVDVQIRPAATQIGRTNRQTTLTIKANLAEKVTVPEARAAMEKPLKAMSFPAGYSYTFDGGDYQNDGEAMGQMVFNLVIALVMIYVVMAAVFESLLFPAAIMSGVLFSIFGVFWLFWITGTSFGIMSFIGILVLMGVVVNNGIVMIEHINNLRRRGMGRTQALIEGSRERLRPIMMTMGTAILAMVPISLTSTTMFSDGPPYFPMARAIAGGLAFSTVVSLLFLPTIYAILDDMSNGAAALVRRARGVPKTPQASAALES; encoded by the coding sequence ATGAGCGTTGCCGCCTTCAGCATCCGTCGCCCGGTCACCACCATCATGTGCTTCGTGTCGCTGGTGGTGGTGGGGTTGATCGCCGCCTTCCGGCTACCGCTGGAAGCACTGCCGGACATTTCCGCACCGTTCCTGTTCGTGCAACTGCCGTACACCGGCTCTACGCCGGACGAGGTGGAACGCAACCTGGTGCGGCCGGCCGAGGAAGCGCTGGCGACGATGACCGGCATCAAGCGCATGCGCTCCACTGCCACCGCCGATGGCGCGAATATCTTCATCGAGTTCTCCGACTGGGACCGCGACATCGCCATCGCCGCATCGGATGCGCGCGAGCGGCTGGATGCCATTCGCGATGATTTTCCGGAGGATCTGCAGCGCTTCCATATCTTCAAGTGGTCCAGCAGCGACGAGCCGGTACTCAAGGTGCGCCTGGCCAGCCAGACCGACTTGACCGGCGCCTACGACATGCTCGACCGCGAGTTCAAGCGGCGCATCGAACGCATTCCCGGCGTGGCCAAGGTGGAGATCTCCGGCGCACCGCCGAACGAGGTCGAGATCGCCATCGCGCCGGACCGGCTGACCGCGCACGACCTCAGCCTCAACGATCTGAGCGAGCGTCTGAGCAAGCTCAATTTCTCGGTATCTGCTGGCCAGATCGATGACAACGGCCAGCGCATCCGCGTGCAGCCGATCGGCGAACTGCGCGATCTGCAGGAGTTGCGCGATTTGGTGCTCAACGCAAAAGGACTGCGTTTGGGCGATATCGCCGAGGTGCGGCTCAAGCCGACGCGGATGAATTACGGGCGTCGTCTCGATGGACGCCCGGCGATCGGGTTGGATGTCTACAAGGAGCGCAGTGCCAACCTGGTGGACGTGTCCAAGGCCGCGTTGAAGGAAGTCGAAGATATCCGCGCCGAACCTGCGATGCGCGATGTGCAGGTCAAGGTCATCGATAACCAGGGCAAGGCGGTGACCTCCTCGCTGGCCGAACTGGCCGAAGCCGGTGCGGTGGGCTTGCTGTTGTCGATCACGGTGCTGTTTTTCTTCCTGCGGCATTGGCCCTCGACGCTGATGGTGACGCTGGCGATTCCGATCTGCTTTGCGATCACGCTGGGCTTCATGTACTTCGTCGGCGTCACGCTCAACATCCTCACGATGATGGGCTTGCTGCTGGCGGTCGGCATGTTGGTCGACAATGCGGTGGTGGTGGTGGAAAGCATCTATCAGGAACGCGAGCGCATGCCCGGCCAACCGCAGCTGGCTGCGCTGCTGGGCACGCGCAGCGTGGCGATCGCGCTCAGTGCCGGCACCTTGTGTCACTGCATCGTGTTCGTGCCCAATCTGTTCGGCGAGACCAACAACATCAGCATTTTCATGGCGCAGATCGCGATCACCATTTCGGTGTCGCTGTTGGCGTCGTGGCTGGTGGCGATCAGCCTGATCCCGATGTTGTCGGCGCGCATGAAGACACCGCCGATGGTGACCTCCGAACATGGCGTGATCGCGCGGCTGCAGCGTCGCTATGCCAAGGTGCTGGCATGGACGCTTGCTCATCGCGGCTGGAGCGTGGCCGGCATCGTGTTGGTGAGCGCGATCAGTCTGGTGCCGATGAAGTTGACCAAGGTCGACATGTTCGGCGGCGATGGCGGCAACGAGGCCTTCATCCAGTACCAATGGAAAGGCTCGTACACACATGAGCAGCTCGGCGAGGAAATCGGACGGGTCGAAAATTTCCTTGAAGCCAATCGCGACAAGTACCACATCACCCAGGTGTATTCGTGGTTCAGCGAGGTGGAAGGCAGCAGCACCACGGTGACCTTTGACGCGAGCAAGGTCAAAGACCTGCCCGCATTGCTGGAGCAGATCCGCAAGGCATTGCCGCGTTCGGCGCGTGCCGATTACAGCATCGGCAACCAGGGCGATGGCGGCAGCGGCAATCAAGGCGTGCAGGTGCAGTTGGTCGGCGATTCGACCCAGGCATTGCAGGCGCTGGCTGACGACGTGATTCCATTGCTGGCACAGCGCAAGGAATTGCGCGATGTGCACGTGGACACCGGCGACCGCACCAGCGAGTTGGCGATCCGGGTGGACCGCGAGCGCGCGGCGGCCTTCGGTTTCAGTGCCGAGCAGGTTGCGAGCTTCGTCGGGCTGGCGTTGCGTGGCACGCCGCTACGCGAGTTCCGCCGCGGCGACAACGAGGTGCCGGTATGGGTGCGGTTTGCCGGTGCCGAACAGAGCAAGCCTGAGGATTTGGCCAGCTTCACTGTGCGTACCAAAGATGGACGCAGCGTGCCGTTGCTCAGTCTGGTGGACGTGCAGATTCGCCCGGCGGCGACGCAGATCGGCCGCACCAATCGGCAGACCACGTTGACCATCAAGGCCAATCTGGCCGAAAAGGTGACCGTGCCCGAGGCACGCGCGGCGATGGAAAAACCGCTCAAGGCGATGAGCTTCCCGGCCGGTTACAGCTATACCTTCGACGGCGGCGATTATCAGAACGACGGCGAAGCGATGGGCCAGATGGTGTTCAATCTGGTGATCGCGCTGGTGATGATTTACGTGGTGATGGCGGCAGTGTTCGAGTCGCTGCTGTTTCCGGCGGCGATCATGAGCGGTGTGCTGTTTTCGATCTTCGGGGTGTTCTGGCTGTTCTGGATCACCGGCACCTCGTTCGGAATCATGTCCTTCATCGGCATTCTGGTGCTGATGGGGGTGGTGGTGAACAACGGCATCGTGATGATCGAGCACATCAACAATCTGCGCCGCCGCGGCATGGGCCGCACGCAGGCACTGATCGAAGGCTCACGCGAGCGCTTGCGGCCGATCATGATGACAATGGGCACCGCGATCCTGGCGATGGTGCCGATCTCGCTGACCAGCACCACGATGTTCAGCGACGGCCCACCGTACTTCCCGATGGCGCGCGCGATCGCGGGCGGGTTGGCGTTTTCGACGGTAGTGAGCCTGCTGTTCCTGCCGACGATCTACGCGATTCTCGATGACATGAGCAACGGAGCAGCAGCGCTGGTACGACGTGCGCGTGGTGTGCCGAAGACGCCGCAGGCGAGCGCTGCTTTGGAGTCCTGA
- a CDS encoding efflux RND transporter permease subunit, with translation MHDPHAPLHGGGGGLVAFATRRRVTIAMITVTMLLFGLIALRSLKVNLLPDLSYPTLTVRTEYTGAAPAEIETLVTEPVEEAVGVVKNLRKLKSISRTGQSDVVLEFAWGTNMDQAGLEVRDKMEALSLPLETKPPVLLRFNPSTEPIMRLALSPKQAPASDSDAIRQLTGLRRYADEDLKKKLEPVAGVAAVKVGGGLEDEIQVDIDQQKLAQLNLPIDNVITRLKEENVNISGGRLEEGSQRYLVRTVNQFVDLDEIRNMLVTTQSSSGSAAEAAMQQMYAIAASTGSQAALAAAAEVQSTSSSASSSIAGGMPVRLKDVAEVRQGYKEREAIIRLGGKETVELAIYKEGDANTVSTAAALRKRLEQLKATVPGDVEITTIEDQSHFIEHAISDVKKDAVIGGVLAILIIFLFLRDGWSTFVISLSLPVSIITTFFFMGQLGLSLNVMSLGGLALATGLVVDDSIVVLESIAKARERGLSVLDAAIAGTREVSMAVMASTLTTIAVFLPLVFVEGIAGQLFRDQAMTVAIAIAISLVVSMTLIPMLSSLKGAPPMAFPDEPSHPQWQPEQRWLKPVAAGRRGAGASVRYAFFGAAWAVVKLWRGVARVVSPVMRKASDLAMAPYGRAERGYLAMLPAALRRPGLVLGLAAAAFIGTVFLVPMLGADLIPQLAQDRFEMTVKLPSGTPLAQTDALVRELQLAHDKDPGIASLYGVSGSGTRLDANPTESGENIGKLTVVMAGGGSPEVEAAATERLRSSMVGHPGAQVDFARPALFSFSTPLEVELRGQDLGELERAGQKLAAMLRANGHYADVKSTVEEGFPEIQIRFDQERAGALGLTTRQIADVIVKKVRGDVATRYSFRDRKIDVLVRAQHSDRASVEAIRQLIVNPGSSRPVRLAAVAEVLATTGPSEIHRADQTRVAIVSASLHDMDLGGAVREVESMVRNNPLAAGVGMHIGGQGEELAQSVKSLLFAFGLAIFLVYLVMASQFESLLHPFVILFTIPLAMVGAVLALLMTGKPVSVVVFIGLILLVGLVTKNAIILIDKVNQLREEGVPKREALIEGARSRLRPIVMTTLCTLFGFLPLAVAMGEGAEVRAPMAITVIGGLLVSTLLTLLVIPVVYDLLDRRADAYYLERGRRMARQQAQARDNTDGLEAL, from the coding sequence GTGCACGACCCGCACGCGCCTCTGCACGGAGGCGGCGGTGGATTGGTTGCCTTCGCCACGCGGCGGCGGGTGACCATCGCGATGATCACCGTGACCATGCTGCTGTTCGGGCTGATCGCGCTGCGTAGCCTGAAGGTCAATCTGCTGCCGGATCTGAGCTATCCCACGCTGACCGTGCGCACCGAATACACCGGTGCAGCCCCTGCGGAAATCGAGACGCTGGTGACCGAGCCGGTGGAAGAAGCGGTCGGTGTGGTCAAGAACCTGCGCAAGCTCAAGTCGATCTCGCGCACCGGGCAAAGCGATGTGGTGCTGGAATTCGCCTGGGGCACCAACATGGACCAGGCCGGCCTGGAAGTGCGCGACAAGATGGAAGCCTTGTCGCTGCCGCTGGAAACCAAGCCGCCGGTGCTGTTGCGCTTCAATCCCTCGACCGAGCCGATCATGCGGCTTGCGCTGTCGCCCAAGCAGGCGCCGGCCTCCGACAGCGATGCGATTCGTCAGCTCACCGGCTTGCGTCGTTATGCCGACGAGGATCTGAAGAAGAAGCTCGAACCGGTGGCTGGCGTGGCCGCGGTCAAGGTCGGCGGCGGGCTGGAAGACGAGATCCAGGTCGATATCGACCAGCAGAAACTCGCCCAGCTCAATCTGCCGATCGACAACGTGATCACCCGGCTCAAGGAAGAGAACGTCAACATCTCCGGCGGCCGCCTGGAAGAAGGCTCGCAGCGGTATCTGGTGCGCACGGTCAACCAGTTCGTGGATCTGGACGAGATCCGCAACATGCTTGTGACCACGCAAAGCAGCAGCGGCAGCGCGGCGGAAGCAGCGATGCAGCAGATGTATGCGATTGCCGCATCCACCGGCTCGCAGGCGGCATTGGCTGCGGCGGCCGAAGTGCAGAGCACCTCGTCGTCGGCCAGCAGCAGCATTGCCGGCGGCATGCCGGTGCGATTGAAAGATGTGGCCGAGGTGCGCCAGGGCTACAAGGAACGCGAGGCCATCATCCGCCTGGGCGGCAAGGAAACGGTGGAACTGGCGATCTACAAGGAAGGCGATGCCAATACCGTGTCCACGGCGGCTGCGTTGCGCAAGCGGTTGGAGCAGTTGAAGGCGACCGTGCCCGGCGATGTGGAGATCACCACCATCGAGGACCAGTCGCACTTCATCGAGCACGCGATCAGCGACGTCAAGAAAGATGCGGTGATCGGTGGCGTGCTGGCGATCCTGATCATCTTCTTGTTCCTGCGCGATGGCTGGAGCACGTTTGTGATCAGCCTGTCGTTGCCGGTGTCGATCATCACCACGTTCTTCTTCATGGGCCAGTTGGGACTGAGCCTCAACGTGATGTCGCTGGGCGGCTTGGCGTTGGCGACCGGCCTGGTGGTGGACGATTCGATCGTGGTGCTGGAAAGCATTGCCAAGGCGCGCGAACGTGGCTTGAGCGTGCTGGATGCGGCGATTGCCGGCACCCGTGAAGTGAGCATGGCGGTGATGGCCTCCACGCTGACCACGATCGCGGTGTTTCTGCCGCTGGTGTTCGTCGAAGGCATTGCCGGGCAGCTGTTCCGCGACCAGGCGATGACGGTGGCGATTGCGATCGCGATTTCGCTGGTGGTGTCGATGACGCTGATTCCGATGTTGAGTTCGCTCAAGGGCGCGCCGCCGATGGCGTTCCCGGACGAGCCGAGCCATCCGCAGTGGCAGCCGGAGCAGCGCTGGCTCAAGCCGGTGGCAGCTGGTCGGCGTGGCGCGGGTGCGAGCGTGCGCTATGCGTTCTTCGGTGCGGCGTGGGCGGTAGTCAAGCTGTGGCGTGGTGTGGCACGGGTGGTGTCGCCGGTGATGCGCAAGGCCAGCGACCTGGCGATGGCGCCCTATGGGCGTGCCGAGCGTGGTTATCTGGCGATGCTGCCGGCGGCGTTGCGTCGACCCGGGTTGGTACTGGGATTGGCAGCGGCTGCGTTTATCGGCACGGTGTTTCTGGTGCCGATGTTGGGCGCGGACCTGATCCCGCAGCTGGCGCAGGACCGTTTTGAAATGACGGTGAAGCTGCCTTCCGGCACGCCGCTGGCGCAGACCGATGCGTTGGTGCGCGAGTTGCAGCTGGCGCACGACAAGGATCCGGGCATCGCCTCGTTGTACGGCGTCAGCGGCAGCGGCACGCGGCTGGATGCCAACCCTACCGAGAGCGGCGAGAACATCGGCAAGCTCACCGTGGTGATGGCCGGCGGCGGTAGTCCTGAAGTGGAAGCTGCGGCCACCGAGCGGCTGCGCAGCAGCATGGTCGGGCATCCCGGGGCACAGGTGGATTTCGCGCGGCCGGCGTTGTTCAGCTTTTCCACGCCGCTGGAAGTGGAGCTGCGTGGGCAGGATCTGGGCGAGCTGGAACGCGCAGGGCAGAAGTTGGCGGCGATGCTGCGGGCCAATGGCCACTACGCCGACGTCAAATCGACAGTGGAAGAAGGCTTTCCGGAAATCCAGATCCGTTTCGATCAGGAACGTGCCGGTGCGTTGGGGTTGACCACGCGTCAGATCGCCGATGTCATCGTCAAGAAGGTGCGCGGCGATGTGGCCACGCGTTACAGCTTTCGCGATCGCAAGATCGATGTGCTGGTGCGTGCGCAGCACAGCGACCGCGCCAGTGTGGAGGCGATCCGGCAGCTGATCGTCAACCCGGGCAGCAGCCGACCGGTGCGTCTGGCGGCGGTGGCCGAGGTGTTGGCGACGACCGGGCCGAGCGAGATCCATCGCGCCGATCAGACCCGCGTGGCGATCGTCTCGGCTAGCCTGCATGACATGGATCTGGGCGGTGCGGTGCGCGAGGTCGAGTCGATGGTGCGCAACAATCCGTTGGCTGCCGGTGTGGGCATGCATATCGGCGGGCAGGGCGAAGAGTTGGCGCAGTCGGTGAAGTCGCTGTTGTTCGCGTTCGGGCTGGCGATCTTCCTGGTCTATCTGGTGATGGCCTCGCAGTTCGAATCGCTGCTGCATCCGTTCGTCATCCTGTTCACCATCCCACTGGCAATGGTCGGCGCGGTGCTGGCCTTGCTGATGACCGGCAAGCCGGTGTCGGTGGTGGTATTCATCGGCTTGATCCTGCTGGTGGGGCTGGTGACCAAGAACGCGATCATCCTGATCGACAAGGTCAACCAGTTGCGCGAGGAGGGCGTGCCCAAGCGCGAGGCCTTGATCGAAGGCGCGCGTTCGCGTTTGCGGCCGATCGTGATGACCACGCTGTGCACGCTGTTCGGCTTCCTGCCGCTGGCGGTGGCGATGGGCGAGGGCGCGGAAGTGCGCGCGCCGATGGCGATCACCGTGATCGGCGGCCTGCTGGTGTCCACGCTGCTGACGCTGCTGGTGATTCCGGTGGTGTACGACTTGCTGGATCGCCGCGCGGACGCGTACTACCTGGAGCGCGGCCGGCGCATGGCGCGGCAGCAGGCGCAGGCGCGCGATAACACCGACGGACTGGAGGCGCTATGA